GCTATGTATTAGGGAGGTGGTATCATATAATAGTATCATATGCAtggtactagtatatgatactcttcGTTACAACCAGCCTTATTGTACTATCAGTAGAAACACATTTCTTTCTAGCTGACAGCATTTGCATTAGCGAACATGCCACGACACCCTCTTCTTTACTGGTTAAAATTTGCAGGCTCTTTTTCTCAGTCAAATCAAAGCAAAAAAGCCGATAGTCATAAAAAGTTGAGAGAAAGGTCCCACTGTCACAGGAATATGAATACAACTGTATATCTCAACAGGGAATCGTGCACGCAGCAAGCAACGAATATGTTGACAGGAAAAGGTAAAAGTTGGAATGCGAGGTCATCGTCATTACCATTGTCTTTGTGGTGGACGGCGGAGATTTGATCTGACCGTGAGGTGGCAGTTGGCGCAAATCTTAATACACGCAGAAAGTATATATATACGTACGTATGTGCCACGGCCAGGTTGTCCCTGCTTTGCTGTGACGTACGGTGCAATCTGCAAGCATGTCAAGGGACAGCGTGCTGATCGGCGCCTCCATGTTCGTGCTCGTCGTGCTCTCCCTCGTCACCTTCTTCTGCTCCAACCGACGGCGATTGGCGCAGAGCTCGTCGTCGCGGGGCGTAGAAGACAATCAAGACATCGAGCTCGGGCACGGCAGGAGTGCCGCTGCGGGACTCGACGAGGCCGTCCTGGCCGCCTACCCGACGACGGTGTACTCGTCGTCCATCCAGCATCAGTTGGCGGCTACCAGTGAGCGGACAGTGAAAGAGGGGGAACGCGGGTGTGCGGTGTGCCTGGCGGAGTACGCCGACGGCGACGAGCTGCGGGTTATGCCCGGCTGCGCGCACACGTTCCACCGGCGGTGCGTCGACCAGTGGCTCCGGCGGCGGCCCAGCTGCCCACTCTGCCGCGCGTCGTCGCAGAGCAGAGCACCACCGGCGCATGCTAACCGTCACAGCGTCAACAGCATGCCGATGTAGCCTGTCCAGAGTCGGGACCGTTCCGGCCGCAACGGCAAGATGTGTCGTACTCGATGCCTCGTACGGGG
This window of the Triticum aestivum cultivar Chinese Spring chromosome 5D, IWGSC CS RefSeq v2.1, whole genome shotgun sequence genome carries:
- the LOC123120192 gene encoding E3 ubiquitin-protein ligase Os03g0188200-like, which codes for MSRDSVLIGASMFVLVVLSLVTFFCSNRRRLAQSSSSRGVEDNQDIELGHGRSAAAGLDEAVLAAYPTTVYSSSIQHQLAATSERTVKEGERGCAVCLAEYADGDELRVMPGCAHTFHRRCVDQWLRRRPSCPLCRASSQSRAPPAHANRHSVNSMPM